In one window of Paraburkholderia phymatum STM815 DNA:
- a CDS encoding permease, protein MTSTRPTSSPAASTWPIFVLLAVAGLFYVKWFPYYHRALTAASTHSIGASILMGTAASAPAPSWDAALGYALVYGKAIWQAMVLGLLLGSAVQALLPAYWVARLLGKSGFGSVAAGGLLALPGMMCTCCAAPVVAGLRERQASPGGAIAFWLGNSVLNPATLVFMGFVLGWQWAGLRLVLGVAMVFGLGYVVNRLVTRAEAQTADARLVELVDQQRAGNPFVRWLSIFVRMAVRLVPEYIVLILLLGAARAWLFPHVGPEIGNDIVWIAALAVAGMLFVIPTAGEVPIIQAMLSLGMGVGPAGALLMTLPPISVPSLAMLARSFRPRVLTIVAVAVVAFGVLAGLLAVALGF, encoded by the coding sequence ATGACCTCCACGCGTCCCACCTCCTCGCCCGCCGCTTCGACATGGCCGATTTTCGTGCTGCTCGCCGTCGCCGGGCTTTTCTACGTCAAATGGTTTCCGTATTACCACCGCGCCTTGACGGCCGCGTCGACGCATTCGATCGGCGCGTCGATCCTGATGGGCACGGCTGCGAGCGCGCCCGCGCCGTCGTGGGATGCGGCCCTCGGCTACGCGCTCGTCTACGGCAAGGCAATCTGGCAGGCGATGGTGCTCGGCCTGCTGCTCGGCTCGGCTGTGCAGGCGCTGCTGCCCGCATATTGGGTGGCGCGGCTGCTCGGCAAGTCGGGCTTCGGCAGCGTCGCGGCAGGCGGTTTGCTGGCGTTGCCGGGGATGATGTGCACGTGCTGCGCGGCGCCCGTCGTCGCCGGTTTGCGTGAGCGCCAGGCTTCGCCGGGCGGCGCGATCGCGTTCTGGCTCGGCAATTCGGTGCTCAATCCCGCAACGCTCGTGTTCATGGGCTTCGTGCTCGGCTGGCAGTGGGCGGGCTTGCGCCTCGTGCTCGGCGTCGCGATGGTGTTCGGCCTTGGCTATGTGGTGAACCGGCTGGTAACGCGCGCGGAAGCCCAGACGGCCGACGCGCGCCTCGTCGAGCTCGTCGATCAGCAGCGCGCGGGGAATCCTTTCGTGCGCTGGCTGTCGATCTTCGTACGGATGGCCGTGCGCCTCGTGCCGGAATACATCGTGCTGATCCTGCTGCTAGGCGCAGCGCGGGCGTGGCTGTTTCCGCACGTCGGGCCGGAAATCGGCAACGACATTGTTTGGATCGCGGCGCTGGCCGTCGCGGGAATGCTGTTCGTGATCCCCACGGCGGGCGAGGTGCCCATCATTCAGGCGATGCTGTCGCTCGGCATGGGTGTCGGCCCCGCGGGCGCGCTGCTGATGACGCTGCCGCCCATTAGCGTGCCGTCGCTGGCGATGCTGGCGCGCTCGTTCCGCCCGCGCGTGCTGACCATCGTGGCCGTTGCCGTGGTCGCGTTCGGCGTGCTGGCGGGACTACTCGCCGTCGCGCTCGGATTCTGA
- a CDS encoding NADP(H)-dependent aldo-keto reductase translates to MEYRKLGETDVQVSLIGLGTMTWGEQNTERDAHEQMDYALAQGITLIDAAEMYPVPPRPETQGSTERYIGTWLAQHRSMRDKIVLATKIAGPARQPHNPRHIRGEGNQFDRKNLTEALNDSLKRLQTDYVDLYQLHWPDRSTMTFGRPAYPWIDDAYTVPIEETLSVLADFVKEGKVRHIGVSNETPWGVAQFLRASEKLGLPRIVSIQNPYSLLNRTFEAGLSEFTHREHVGLLAYSPLAFGWLSGKYERGARPAGARITLFERFQRYSKPQAVHATSRYVELARRHGLSPAQFALAFVNSRPFVTSNLIGATSLDQLKENIASVDVKLSADALAEIDALHELQPNPAP, encoded by the coding sequence ATGGAATACCGCAAGCTCGGCGAAACGGATGTACAGGTCAGCCTGATCGGTCTCGGCACGATGACGTGGGGCGAGCAGAATACGGAGCGCGATGCCCACGAGCAGATGGATTACGCACTCGCTCAGGGCATCACGCTAATCGATGCCGCCGAGATGTATCCCGTGCCGCCGCGCCCGGAAACGCAAGGATCGACGGAACGCTATATCGGCACGTGGCTCGCGCAGCATCGTTCGATGCGCGACAAGATCGTGCTCGCCACCAAGATCGCCGGCCCCGCGCGTCAGCCGCACAACCCGCGCCACATTCGCGGCGAGGGCAACCAGTTCGACCGCAAGAATCTCACCGAGGCGCTGAACGACAGCCTGAAGCGTCTGCAAACCGATTACGTCGACCTGTATCAGTTGCACTGGCCCGATCGCAGCACGATGACGTTCGGCCGTCCCGCGTATCCGTGGATCGACGACGCGTACACGGTGCCCATCGAAGAGACGCTTTCCGTGCTCGCCGATTTCGTGAAAGAAGGGAAGGTGCGTCATATCGGTGTGTCGAACGAAACGCCGTGGGGCGTTGCACAATTCCTGCGCGCGTCGGAGAAGCTTGGCTTGCCGCGCATCGTATCGATCCAGAATCCCTATAGCCTCTTGAACCGGACGTTCGAAGCGGGGCTTTCGGAGTTCACGCATCGCGAGCATGTCGGTCTGCTGGCGTATTCGCCGCTCGCGTTCGGCTGGCTCTCGGGCAAGTACGAGCGCGGGGCGCGCCCGGCAGGCGCGCGCATCACGCTGTTCGAGCGCTTCCAGCGCTACAGCAAACCGCAGGCCGTGCATGCGACGAGCCGCTATGTCGAACTCGCCAGGCGCCACGGTCTGTCGCCCGCGCAATTCGCGCTCGCGTTCGTGAACAGCCGGCCCTTCGTCACGAGCAATCTGATCGGCGCAACGTCGCTCGATCAGTTGAAAGAGAACATTGCGAGCGTCGACGTGAAGCTCTCGGCGGACGCATTGGCCGAGATCGATGCGCTGCACGAATTGCAACCGAACCCGGCGCCCTGA
- a CDS encoding DHA2 family efflux MFS transporter permease subunit codes for MSMSDTPSTQTVPSNGRPSLIVTLVAAAFFMENLDGTIIATALPQMAHSFGVHAVDLSIGITSYLLTLAVFIPISGWAADRFGVRNVFTAALAVFTLASVACGMTDGLVEFTAARVVQGIGGAMMVPVGRLAVLRATPKDDLMRAISIITWPGLVAPVIGPPLGGFITTYSSWRWIFYLNVPLGIVGMVLAWRFIRADRDTQKRPFDTLGFALCGVAGTAIMYAMELLGRSDAPWREALAFLAGGIAAGIAAFFHLRRDPHPVVDLSAFRVKTFAVAMGGGSLFRVSISAVPFLLPLMFQLGFGMNAFHSGLLTLVVFAGNLSMKLVTTPVMRRFGFRPVLLVNGALAALSIAAMSQLTAATPLVLMAVVLFASGLSRSLQFTAVNTLSFADVPKRQMSGASTLSSTLSQMTMGMGVALGAIAMRLAAWLHGHEAQSVTPADFSVAFLLVAAVGLVAIVDVFGLERDAGAHVSGHRRERT; via the coding sequence ATGTCGATGTCAGATACGCCGTCCACGCAAACCGTCCCGTCGAACGGACGGCCGTCGCTGATCGTGACGCTCGTGGCCGCGGCGTTTTTCATGGAGAACCTCGACGGCACCATCATCGCGACGGCGTTGCCGCAGATGGCGCATTCGTTCGGCGTGCATGCCGTCGACCTGTCCATCGGCATCACGTCGTATCTGCTGACGCTCGCCGTTTTCATTCCGATCAGCGGCTGGGCCGCCGATCGCTTCGGCGTGCGCAACGTGTTCACGGCGGCGCTGGCGGTGTTCACGCTGGCGTCGGTGGCGTGCGGGATGACGGACGGGCTCGTCGAGTTCACCGCGGCGCGCGTGGTGCAAGGCATCGGCGGCGCGATGATGGTGCCCGTCGGCCGCCTTGCCGTGCTGCGCGCGACGCCCAAGGATGATCTGATGCGCGCGATCTCGATCATCACGTGGCCGGGACTCGTCGCACCCGTCATCGGACCGCCGCTCGGCGGCTTTATCACGACGTATTCGTCGTGGCGCTGGATCTTCTATCTGAACGTTCCCCTCGGCATCGTCGGCATGGTGCTCGCGTGGCGCTTCATCCGTGCCGACCGCGACACGCAGAAGCGTCCGTTCGATACGCTGGGTTTCGCGCTGTGCGGCGTCGCGGGCACGGCCATCATGTATGCGATGGAACTGCTCGGCCGCTCGGACGCGCCGTGGCGCGAAGCGCTCGCGTTTCTCGCGGGCGGCATCGCGGCGGGTATCGCGGCCTTCTTTCATCTGCGGCGCGATCCGCATCCCGTCGTCGATCTGTCGGCGTTTCGCGTGAAGACGTTTGCCGTCGCGATGGGCGGCGGCTCGCTGTTTCGCGTGTCGATCAGCGCAGTGCCGTTTCTGCTGCCGCTGATGTTCCAGCTCGGCTTCGGTATGAACGCGTTTCACTCTGGGCTGCTGACACTCGTCGTGTTTGCGGGCAACCTCTCGATGAAGCTCGTGACCACGCCCGTGATGCGCCGCTTCGGCTTTCGTCCCGTGCTGCTCGTAAATGGCGCGCTCGCGGCATTGAGCATCGCGGCGATGAGTCAGCTGACGGCCGCGACGCCGCTCGTGCTGATGGCCGTCGTGCTGTTCGCGAGTGGCTTGTCGCGCTCGCTGCAATTCACGGCCGTCAATACACTGAGCTTTGCCGACGTGCCGAAGCGGCAGATGAGCGGCGCGTCGACCCTCTCGAGCACGCTCTCGCAGATGACGATGGGCATGGGTGTCGCCCTCGGCGCGATCGCAATGCGGCTGGCGGCGTGGCTGCATGGGCATGAGGCGCAGTCGGTGACGCCGGCGGATTTCAGTGTCGCGTTTCTGCTGGTGGCGGCCGTCGGGCTGGTGGCCATTGTCGACGTGTTCGGTCTTGAGCGCGATGCGGGCGCACATGTGAGCGGGCATCGGCGGGAACGGACCTGA
- a CDS encoding DUF3820 family protein, translating to MNIEQFELLVTRTMPYGKYKGRVIADLPGHYLNWFAREGFPPGEIGRLIALMHEIDHNGLKGLLEPLRKR from the coding sequence ATGAACATCGAACAGTTTGAATTGCTCGTGACACGTACGATGCCGTACGGCAAGTACAAAGGACGTGTGATCGCCGATCTGCCGGGACATTATCTGAACTGGTTTGCGCGCGAAGGATTTCCGCCTGGCGAGATCGGGCGGCTGATTGCGTTGATGCACGAGATCGATCACAACGGACTGAAGGGATTGCTGGAGCCGTTGCGCAAGCGGTGA